A stretch of the Aphanothece sacrum FPU1 genome encodes the following:
- a CDS encoding aromatic ring-hydroxylating oxygenase subunit alpha yields the protein MNKPTQDKMENVQSILEKDSRNVPAVLLQESQKNLGTEDIPNEVFLSHQYHDLEFEKLWKKVWQWVCREENIPNVGDYLVYDIADLSVIIVRSNNHKIRAFYNACLHRGTQLCVDSGHSLALRCPFHGWTWKLDGTLAHIPCQWDFNHVQTEEFSLPEIKVETWQDFVFINFDHNSESLENYLENLPEHFQQFSLQKRFIAAHVVKTMPANWKVVLGAFLEAYHTITTHPQILKFTGDANSQYDIYGRHNRMITPFAVQSPHLGIPQNKYDPIKAFLAFSGGNPDSIQIPENNDIEPRSYVAQLSRQTFKQLLGIEYNNVSDTEMLDVISYFIFPNFMSWPGVGSPLQFRFRPDGNNPDSCIMDILLLQPIPPNSSPNPAKTRYLTPEQKWTDAPELGGLGAVLEQDTSNLYRIQKGLKTSAKQGITLGNYQESRIRHFHEVLTEQLNTSE from the coding sequence ATGAATAAACCAACTCAAGATAAGATGGAAAATGTTCAGTCTATTTTAGAAAAAGATAGCCGAAATGTCCCTGCTGTATTATTACAAGAATCTCAAAAAAATCTAGGAACTGAAGATATACCTAACGAAGTTTTCCTATCTCATCAATATCACGATTTAGAATTTGAAAAGTTGTGGAAAAAAGTTTGGCAATGGGTTTGTCGAGAAGAAAATATACCTAATGTTGGAGACTATCTTGTTTATGATATTGCTGATCTTTCAGTCATTATTGTTCGTAGCAACAATCATAAAATCCGGGCTTTTTATAACGCTTGTTTGCATCGAGGCACTCAATTATGTGTAGATAGTGGTCATAGTTTAGCCTTACGTTGTCCCTTTCATGGTTGGACATGGAAATTAGATGGCACTTTAGCTCATATACCTTGTCAATGGGATTTTAATCATGTTCAAACCGAAGAATTTAGTCTTCCAGAAATTAAAGTTGAAACATGGCAAGATTTTGTTTTTATTAATTTTGATCACAACTCTGAATCTTTAGAAAATTATCTCGAAAACTTACCTGAACATTTTCAACAATTTTCTCTGCAAAAACGGTTTATTGCTGCTCATGTTGTCAAAACAATGCCCGCTAATTGGAAAGTTGTCTTAGGGGCATTTTTAGAAGCGTATCACACCATTACAACCCATCCACAAATTCTTAAATTTACCGGAGATGCTAATTCCCAGTATGATATTTATGGTCGTCACAATCGCATGATTACTCCCTTTGCCGTACAAAGTCCCCACTTAGGAATACCCCAAAATAAATATGATCCCATTAAAGCATTTTTAGCCTTTTCAGGAGGCAACCCAGACAGCATACAAATACCAGAAAATAATGATATTGAACCCCGTAGTTATGTTGCCCAATTATCTCGACAAACCTTTAAACAGTTATTAGGAATAGAATATAATAATGTTTCAGATACAGAGATGTTAGATGTGATTTCTTATTTTATTTTCCCAAACTTTATGAGTTGGCCAGGTGTAGGTTCACCCCTTCAATTTCGCTTTCGTCCTGATGGTAATAATCCTGATAGTTGTATCATGGATATTCTGCTTTTACAACCGATTCCTCCTAATAGTTCTCCTAACCCCGCTAAAACCCGTTACCTAACCCCAGAACAAAAGTGGACGGATGCCCCAGAATTAGGTGGACTTGGAGCAGTTTTAGAGCAAGATACATCTAATTTATATCGTATCCAAAAAGGCTTAAAAACATCGGCAAAACAGGGAATTACGTTAGGTAATTATCAAGAATCTCGTATTCGTCATTTTCATGAAGTATTAACAGAACAATTAAACACTTCTGAATAA
- the pap gene encoding polyphosphate:AMP phosphotransferase: MLDTLDLNLTLDKETYQSQIEELMRHLRSLQKDCWDNKLPVIIVLEGWAAAGKGKLLQKTIGYMDPRGFVVHPILAATEHEQNYPFLWRFWHKLPPKGSIGIFYHSWYTHVLEDRLFDRVTDGGVPLLMGDINAFERQLVDDGVAIAKFWTHLSLKEMKKRLKKYESDELESWRVRPEDWQQAKRYDEYATLAEEMLTYTSTGHAPWTLVEGDCQRWARVKVLSQIVATITQALDRLKLPKTDIPALPPQTELQPTEPDFLEKIDLSLHLPKEDYRQRLREAQVKLRQLQLKIFKEKVPVLVLFEGWDAAGKGGAIKRLTDTLDPRSYKVNAFAAPSFEEKQYHYLWRFWRHIPGGGTIGIFDRSWYGRVLVERIEGFASELDWRQSYKEINEFEAQLTTAGYVLVKFWLHISYEEQLRRFEERKDNQFKEYKLTDEDWRNREKWPLYYVAVNQMVARTSTPAAPWSIVPGNDKYYARVHVLDTVINAVEAELKRRN; encoded by the coding sequence ATGTTAGATACCCTAGATCTCAATTTAACCCTCGATAAAGAGACATATCAATCCCAAATAGAAGAATTAATGCGTCATTTGCGATCGCTACAAAAAGACTGTTGGGATAACAAATTACCTGTAATTATAGTCTTAGAAGGTTGGGCAGCAGCAGGAAAAGGAAAATTATTACAAAAAACTATCGGATATATGGACCCTCGTGGGTTTGTGGTTCATCCAATTTTAGCTGCAACTGAACATGAGCAAAATTATCCGTTTCTGTGGCGATTTTGGCATAAATTACCCCCTAAAGGTAGCATTGGTATTTTTTATCATAGTTGGTATACCCATGTGTTGGAAGATAGATTATTTGATAGGGTAACAGATGGGGGTGTTCCCTTATTAATGGGAGATATTAATGCGTTTGAACGTCAGCTTGTAGATGATGGGGTTGCTATTGCTAAATTTTGGACTCATTTGAGTCTTAAAGAGATGAAAAAGCGACTGAAAAAATATGAGTCTGATGAGTTAGAATCATGGCGAGTTCGCCCAGAAGATTGGCAACAGGCTAAGCGTTATGATGAATATGCGACTTTAGCTGAGGAAATGTTAACCTATACGAGTACGGGTCATGCTCCTTGGACGTTGGTAGAAGGAGATTGTCAACGATGGGCTAGGGTTAAGGTGTTATCTCAGATAGTTGCTACGATTACCCAAGCTTTAGACCGTCTTAAACTGCCGAAAACGGATATTCCTGCTTTACCTCCTCAAACAGAATTACAACCCACAGAACCGGATTTTTTAGAGAAGATAGATTTAAGTTTGCATTTGCCTAAAGAAGATTATCGTCAACGTTTAAGGGAAGCGCAAGTTAAACTACGACAGTTGCAACTCAAGATTTTTAAAGAAAAGGTTCCTGTTTTAGTTTTGTTTGAAGGTTGGGACGCAGCAGGTAAGGGAGGGGCCATTAAACGTCTTACAGATACTTTAGATCCCAGAAGTTATAAAGTCAATGCTTTTGCTGCCCCAAGTTTTGAGGAGAAACAATATCATTATTTATGGCGATTTTGGCGACATATTCCTGGTGGGGGAACCATTGGAATTTTTGATCGTAGTTGGTATGGAAGGGTATTAGTTGAAAGAATTGAAGGATTTGCATCTGAGTTAGACTGGAGACAATCTTATAAGGAAATTAATGAGTTTGAAGCGCAATTAACTACTGCAGGATATGTGTTAGTTAAGTTTTGGTTGCATATCAGTTATGAGGAACAATTAAGACGTTTTGAGGAGAGGAAAGATAATCAGTTTAAAGAGTATAAGTTAACGGATGAAGATTGGCGAAATCGTGAAAAATGGCCTTTATATTATGTGGCAGTTAATCAAATGGTTGCTCGTACAAGTACCCCTGCTGCACCTTGGAGTATTGTACCTGGAAATGACAAATATTATGCCCGTGTTCATGTTTTGGACACAGTAATTAATGCTGTTGAAGCTGAGTTAAAACGACGCAATTAA
- the galE gene encoding UDP-glucose 4-epimerase GalE — protein sequence MSNIKPTILVTGGAGYIGSHAVLALQKSGYEVIVFDNLSYGHPELVHDILKVELIVGDTSDRLLLDKIFATRNITAVMHFAAFIAVGESVTNPAMYYRNNVLGTLTLLEAMIAAKINKFVFSSTCAIYGMPQEIPMTETHPNNPLSPYAASKYMVEQMLKDFDQAYGLKSVTFRYFNASGADPNGQLGEDHTPETHLIPLALLTALKKREFLSIFGTDYETPDGTAVRDYIHVNDLASAHVLGLEYLLNGGKSDIFNLGNGNGFSVREVIETAKKITGIDFLVKESDRRAGDPSMLVGSSQKAQSILGWKPQYADLETIVSHAWQWHQKRHGKLE from the coding sequence GTGTCTAATATAAAACCAACTATTTTAGTAACAGGTGGAGCAGGATACATAGGTTCTCATGCTGTTCTAGCCTTACAAAAATCAGGTTATGAAGTGATTGTATTTGATAATCTTTCTTATGGTCATCCTGAATTAGTCCATGATATTTTAAAAGTAGAATTAATTGTCGGAGATACTAGCGATCGCCTTCTATTAGATAAAATATTTGCCACTCGTAATATTACTGCAGTAATGCACTTTGCTGCTTTTATTGCCGTAGGAGAATCTGTGACGAATCCGGCTATGTATTATCGAAATAATGTGTTAGGAACCCTAACTTTATTAGAAGCGATGATCGCGGCTAAAATCAATAAATTTGTCTTTTCTTCTACCTGTGCAATTTATGGGATGCCGCAAGAAATTCCCATGACTGAAACTCATCCTAATAACCCATTAAGTCCCTATGCTGCAAGTAAGTATATGGTAGAACAAATGTTGAAAGATTTTGATCAAGCTTATGGATTAAAGTCCGTCACTTTTCGTTATTTTAACGCATCAGGAGCCGATCCAAATGGACAGTTAGGAGAAGATCACACCCCCGAAACTCATTTAATTCCCTTGGCGTTATTAACTGCCCTAAAGAAAAGAGAATTTTTGTCAATTTTTGGCACTGATTATGAAACACCCGATGGAACAGCCGTCAGAGATTATATTCATGTCAATGATTTAGCCTCAGCCCATGTTTTAGGATTAGAATATCTCTTAAATGGGGGTAAAAGTGATATCTTTAATTTAGGTAATGGTAACGGTTTTTCAGTCCGAGAAGTAATAGAAACCGCTAAAAAGATCACCGGAATAGACTTTTTGGTTAAAGAAAGCGATCGCCGTGCAGGAGATCCTTCTATGTTAGTGGGAAGTAGTCAAAAAGCCCAGTCAATATTGGGTTGGAAACCTCAATATGCAGATTTAGAAACCATTGTTTCTCATGCTTGGCAATGGCATCAAAAACGTCATGGTAAGCTAGAATAA
- a CDS encoding DUF4327 family protein, with protein sequence MNTPTLPSSLHTRYSVEVLQEEARQLVKRGIISRQQPIYKLCEYIPAREWVCIESELERCDYLLRDRIGELIGSESWNSD encoded by the coding sequence ATGAATACTCCCACCTTACCCTCCTCTTTACATACCCGTTATTCCGTTGAAGTGCTTCAAGAGGAAGCTCGTCAACTCGTCAAGCGAGGTATAATCAGTCGTCAACAACCAATTTATAAGTTATGTGAGTATATTCCGGCCCGAGAATGGGTCTGTATTGAGAGTGAATTAGAGAGATGTGACTATTTACTGCGTGATCGCATTGGAGAACTAATAGGTTCAGAATCCTGGAATAGTGACTAA
- a CDS encoding DUF4327 family protein: MSLTTLSPRPTTHYSIGLIRDEVRQLVEKGTVSRHQPLYVLCEYIPAREWVGVECELERCDYLLRDQIGDLIACENWDSD; encoded by the coding sequence ATGAGCCTTACTACCTTATCCCCTCGTCCCACAACCCATTATAGTATTGGTTTAATTAGAGACGAAGTTCGCCAACTCGTCGAAAAAGGAACGGTGAGTCGTCATCAACCCTTGTATGTGTTGTGTGAGTACATTCCTGCTCGCGAATGGGTAGGTGTTGAATGCGAGTTAGAGAGATGTGATTATTTACTAAGAGATCAAATTGGAGATTTAATAGCTTGTGAGAATTGGGACAGTGACTAA
- a CDS encoding precorrin-2 C(20)-methyltransferase yields MSKKLGILYGISVGTGDPELITVKGLRLLQKVSIVAFPAGINNKPGIAQQIIAPWLKVEQITLSLSFPYVQDEQELQQAWLKAAMEILPHLQQGQDVAFACEGDISFYSTFTYLAQTILDYDPQIKIETVPGICSPMAATSVLGIPLTKGSDRLVIVPALYHIEHLDQIFKNADVVVLLKVSSVYDQVWQILQQFQLLQRSWVVERATQRDQKIYNDLSDRPQLQLSYFSLLIVKVS; encoded by the coding sequence ATGAGCAAAAAATTAGGGATATTGTATGGCATTAGTGTAGGAACAGGAGATCCTGAACTAATTACAGTTAAAGGGTTACGCTTATTACAAAAAGTCTCTATTGTGGCTTTTCCTGCCGGAATTAATAATAAACCAGGTATCGCTCAACAAATTATCGCACCTTGGTTAAAAGTTGAACAAATAACCCTATCTTTATCCTTTCCCTATGTCCAAGATGAGCAAGAATTACAACAAGCTTGGCTAAAAGCGGCTATGGAGATTTTACCCCATCTTCAACAAGGACAAGATGTAGCCTTTGCTTGCGAAGGAGATATCAGCTTTTACAGCACCTTTACTTATTTAGCCCAAACTATCCTTGACTACGACCCTCAGATTAAAATAGAGACAGTTCCGGGTATTTGTTCACCTATGGCGGCCACCTCTGTTTTAGGCATTCCTCTGACCAAGGGAAGCGATCGCCTAGTTATTGTTCCTGCTCTATATCACATAGAACATTTAGACCAAATCTTTAAAAATGCTGATGTGGTGGTACTGCTCAAAGTTAGTTCTGTCTATGATCAAGTTTGGCAAATACTGCAACAGTTCCAGCTTTTGCAACGATCTTGGGTGGTTGAACGAGCGACTCAAAGGGATCAAAAGATTTATAATGATCTTAGCGATCGCCCCCAACTTCAATTGTCTTATTTCTCCTTGCTCATAGTTAAGGTCAGTTAA
- a CDS encoding sensor domain-containing protein: MNYQSYTEDNLQIEGEKSYKFILENLPDCLACHKLDGCYNYVTPACQSLLGYAPEIIIGQSIKSFCHPEDYHLIEQFYQQLQQQSVINPIVYRMRHQSGHYLWIETSAKVILEPRTGAIEQIICISREITKYKQIEEAFNQAENQYRRIFAHSSQGIFKMTAKGYYLNINTALAQIYGFGSQEEFMQSVIHREKQLYVEPKRRETLLKILDIEQEIVNFESQVYHQDGNVIWISENAWTVCDQSGNFLYYEGTVEDITFLHNTEEKLHRATFFDNLTGLPNRDWFSLQIQEVIALSSLHEYYNFAVLFVDLDSFKVVNDSFGHLVGDKLLVQVAKRLQGSLRTGDKIARFGGDEFAILLENIQSVREAINVAERILARLRSPFNLETGQIFTKASIGITFSDINYQLPEDVLRDGNLAMYRAKTEGKDCYAVFNSNMQLAALNRLQIENDLREAIKQEQLCLYYQPIIELMSGHLSGFEALIRWQHPTKGLIYPDEFIPIAEETGLINPIGWWVIQQACYQLKCWEKEHPKGLKLSINVNLSAQQLKQKGLVEKIGDLLTETKIEGNRLKLEITESCLLETVTIEAQRVNQIKELGIGLCIDDFGTGYSSLSRLYEFPIDTLKIDRSFIRRLEFSQTAIVQIIVSLAHTLGINVVAEGIETLEQLNHLQGLGCELGQGYLFSKPVDSAKANQLLHNYNSEGNRGGFI, translated from the coding sequence ATGAATTACCAGAGTTACACCGAAGATAACCTTCAAATAGAGGGAGAAAAATCCTATAAATTTATTCTTGAAAATTTGCCTGATTGTCTAGCTTGTCATAAGTTAGATGGCTGTTATAATTATGTTACTCCTGCCTGTCAATCTTTACTAGGATATGCTCCAGAAATCATAATTGGGCAATCAATTAAGAGTTTTTGTCACCCCGAAGATTATCACTTAATTGAGCAGTTTTATCAACAACTACAACAGCAGTCAGTCATTAATCCTATTGTTTACCGAATGCGTCATCAAAGTGGTCATTACTTATGGATAGAAACTTCGGCTAAAGTGATTTTAGAACCCCGGACAGGAGCGATTGAACAAATTATATGTATTTCCCGTGAGATTACTAAATATAAACAAATAGAAGAAGCATTTAATCAAGCGGAAAATCAATATCGTCGGATTTTTGCTCATAGTAGTCAGGGCATCTTTAAAATGACTGCTAAAGGCTATTATTTGAACATTAATACTGCTTTAGCTCAAATCTACGGTTTTGGTTCTCAAGAAGAATTTATGCAGAGTGTAATTCATCGAGAAAAGCAACTTTATGTAGAACCGAAACGTCGAGAAACCCTATTAAAAATTTTAGATATAGAACAAGAAATTGTCAACTTTGAATCCCAAGTTTATCACCAAGATGGGAATGTAATTTGGATTTCAGAAAATGCCTGGACAGTCTGTGATCAATCGGGTAATTTTCTTTACTATGAAGGAACCGTTGAAGATATTACTTTTCTTCATAATACAGAAGAAAAATTACACAGGGCAACCTTTTTTGATAACTTAACAGGGCTGCCTAATCGAGATTGGTTTTCCTTACAAATACAAGAAGTTATTGCTCTATCTTCTCTGCATGAATATTATAACTTTGCTGTCCTTTTTGTTGATCTCGATAGCTTTAAAGTGGTTAATGATAGCTTCGGTCATTTAGTAGGAGATAAACTCTTAGTTCAGGTAGCAAAACGGTTACAAGGAAGTTTAAGAACAGGGGATAAAATTGCCAGATTTGGGGGAGACGAATTCGCCATATTATTAGAAAATATTCAATCTGTCCGAGAAGCGATAAACGTCGCGGAACGTATCTTAGCGAGACTTCGTTCTCCCTTTAACTTAGAAACTGGACAAATTTTTACTAAAGCTAGTATTGGAATTACTTTTAGTGATATAAATTATCAACTTCCTGAAGATGTACTCAGAGATGGGAATTTAGCTATGTATCGAGCTAAAACCGAAGGAAAAGATTGTTATGCTGTATTTAATAGTAATATGCAACTTGCCGCCTTAAATCGCTTACAGATAGAAAACGATTTAAGAGAAGCAATTAAGCAAGAACAATTATGTTTATATTATCAACCGATTATTGAGCTTATGAGTGGTCATTTAAGTGGTTTTGAAGCCTTAATTCGTTGGCAACATCCCACTAAAGGATTAATTTATCCCGATGAATTTATCCCTATTGCTGAAGAAACTGGACTCATTAATCCTATCGGTTGGTGGGTAATTCAGCAAGCTTGTTATCAATTAAAATGTTGGGAAAAAGAACATCCCAAAGGGTTGAAATTAAGCATTAATGTTAATTTATCCGCTCAACAACTCAAACAAAAAGGATTAGTTGAAAAAATAGGAGATTTACTAACAGAAACGAAAATAGAGGGGAATCGTTTAAAATTAGAAATCACGGAAAGTTGTTTACTCGAAACTGTAACAATAGAAGCACAAAGAGTTAATCAAATCAAGGAATTAGGTATTGGTTTATGTATCGATGATTTTGGGACTGGTTATTCTTCTTTAAGTCGTTTGTATGAGTTTCCTATTGATACTTTAAAAATTGATCGTTCGTTTATTAGAAGATTAGAATTTTCACAAACTGCTATTGTACAAATTATTGTGAGTTTAGCTCATACTTTGGGTATTAATGTGGTTGCTGAAGGTATTGAAACCCTTGAACAATTAAACCATCTGCAAGGATTAGGCTGTGAGTTAGGACAAGGTTATTTATTCTCAAAACCCGTTGATAGTGCTAAAGCTAATCAACTCTTGCATAACTATAATTCAGAAGGTAATAGGGGCGGGTTTATTTGA
- the rpmG gene encoding 50S ribosomal protein L33 — MASKKGVRLIITIECTECRTNTNKRSPGVSRYTTSKNRRNTTARLEIKKFCPHCNTHTVHKEIK; from the coding sequence ATGGCCAGCAAAAAAGGTGTCCGCCTCATTATTACTATAGAATGTACCGAGTGCCGGACAAATACTAACAAGCGTAGTCCCGGAGTTTCCCGCTATACCACCAGCAAAAACCGTCGTAATACTACCGCTAGACTCGAAATCAAAAAATTCTGTCCCCACTGTAATACTCACACCGTCCATAAAGAAATTAAATAA
- the rpsR gene encoding 30S ribosomal protein S18, protein MSYYRKRLSPIAPSQPIDYKDIEMLRKFITERGKILPRRITGLTAQQQRNLTAAVKRARFLALLPFVNTEA, encoded by the coding sequence ATGAGTTACTATCGCAAACGTTTGTCCCCCATTGCCCCTAGTCAACCCATTGACTACAAAGATATAGAAATGTTAAGGAAATTTATCACAGAACGGGGTAAAATTTTGCCTAGACGAATTACAGGGTTAACTGCTCAACAGCAAAGAAATTTAACTGCTGCCGTCAAACGGGCTAGATTTTTAGCTTTATTACCTTTTGTCAATACAGAAGCGTGA
- a CDS encoding ribonuclease catalytic domain-containing protein, with amino-acid sequence MEKGKLIEIRLQGERRLAVLDRPEGKKDWIVIDEAGHPHKIRPQRIEYEIEGGPYEKSDIPQFLKQVQAYLDPSSLEVAWELLVEDGEAVTPSELAQLLFSEKSPVLCYAAHSLLCEDKIYFKNKGNKYEPRSANQVEEIKHQLDVEQQRQEEKEVFFRHIQQAIAKEKIQWTDNDRNRLESLERFVLQPEQTHRNAQDILSEIGRATTPEAAFNLLLELGWWSPHENLFLRRSSYPINFSKKVLDVAHSYLHTPPPDADSDRLDLTHFKVYTIDDESTEEIDDGLSVEFLEGDQIKLWIHIADPTRLVSPGDELDLEARRRSTTLYLPTGMISMFPLELATGPMSLRQGKICPALSFGVRLDDKGAVLDYSIHASLIKPTYRLTYHDVDEMLQLGITAEPEIDLLAKASQQRHLWRQSQGSITIKMPEAVIKVKSEDDIVIELVDNSRSRQLVAEMMILAGEVAGRYCQEHSLPVPFRGQPQPELPSDEELLALPPGPVRACALRRCMPRSEIGTLPSRHASLGLNTYTQVTSPIRRYTDLLTHFQLKAHLRGDPLPFALDVMQQIVYSVTLSAQEATFVERQTNRYWGLEFLRRNGDQIWQGVVLRWLREDEKLGVLLLEELGLELPHRFERSVSLGDRLNVQVSRADPHRDEIRFREMLEHESSLI; translated from the coding sequence GTGGAAAAAGGAAAACTCATTGAAATTAGGCTACAAGGAGAACGCCGTCTGGCGGTTTTAGATCGTCCAGAAGGCAAAAAAGATTGGATTGTTATTGATGAAGCAGGGCATCCTCATAAAATTCGACCGCAACGGATAGAATATGAAATAGAAGGAGGCCCCTACGAAAAATCCGATATTCCTCAATTTCTCAAGCAGGTTCAAGCTTATCTTGATCCTTCTAGTTTGGAAGTCGCTTGGGAATTATTAGTAGAAGATGGAGAAGCGGTAACACCTAGTGAGTTAGCTCAACTTTTGTTTTCCGAAAAAAGCCCCGTGTTGTGTTATGCTGCCCATAGCTTATTGTGTGAAGATAAAATTTATTTTAAGAACAAAGGCAATAAGTATGAACCTCGTTCTGCTAACCAAGTTGAAGAAATTAAACATCAATTAGATGTAGAACAACAACGTCAAGAAGAAAAAGAAGTATTTTTTCGTCATATCCAACAAGCGATCGCTAAAGAAAAAATCCAATGGACAGATAACGATCGCAACCGTTTAGAATCATTAGAAAGGTTTGTTTTACAACCAGAACAAACCCATCGTAACGCTCAAGATATTCTTAGCGAAATTGGGCGAGCAACCACCCCAGAAGCTGCGTTTAATTTATTATTAGAGTTAGGGTGGTGGAGTCCTCACGAAAACCTCTTTCTTCGTCGTAGTTCTTATCCTATTAACTTTTCTAAGAAGGTACTTGACGTGGCGCATTCCTATTTACACACACCTCCCCCTGATGCTGATAGCGATCGCTTAGATTTAACTCATTTCAAGGTATATACTATTGATGATGAGAGTACCGAAGAAATTGACGATGGTTTAAGCGTTGAATTTTTAGAGGGTGATCAGATAAAATTATGGATTCATATTGCTGATCCTACTCGTTTAGTGAGTCCTGGGGATGAACTGGACTTAGAAGCAAGACGACGCAGTACCACTCTGTATTTACCTACGGGCATGATTTCCATGTTTCCCCTAGAATTGGCTACAGGCCCCATGAGTTTACGTCAAGGTAAAATCTGTCCTGCCCTGAGTTTTGGGGTCAGATTAGATGATAAAGGGGCGGTACTGGATTATTCTATCCATGCTAGTCTGATTAAACCGACTTATCGCCTAACTTATCATGATGTGGATGAGATGTTACAGTTAGGTATTACGGCTGAACCAGAAATTGACCTATTGGCTAAAGCGTCTCAACAGCGTCACTTATGGCGACAGTCTCAGGGGTCGATTACTATTAAGATGCCAGAAGCGGTGATTAAGGTTAAATCTGAAGACGATATTGTTATTGAATTGGTGGATAATTCGAGATCTCGTCAATTAGTGGCAGAAATGATGATTTTAGCGGGTGAAGTAGCAGGCCGTTACTGTCAAGAACATAGTCTTCCTGTTCCTTTTCGTGGCCAACCCCAACCGGAATTACCTTCTGATGAAGAACTTCTGGCCTTACCACCTGGCCCAGTAAGGGCTTGTGCTTTGCGTCGTTGTATGCCTCGTAGTGAGATTGGAACTTTGCCCAGTCGTCATGCGAGTTTGGGGTTAAATACTTACACTCAAGTAACTTCACCAATTCGCCGTTATACGGATTTATTGACTCATTTTCAGCTTAAAGCCCATTTACGGGGTGATCCCTTGCCGTTTGCGTTGGATGTGATGCAGCAGATTGTTTATAGTGTAACCTTATCGGCGCAGGAAGCGACTTTCGTCGAACGACAAACTAACCGTTATTGGGGGTTAGAATTTTTACGACGCAATGGGGATCAAATCTGGCAAGGGGTTGTGTTACGCTGGTTACGAGAGGATGAAAAATTAGGGGTATTACTGCTTGAAGAATTGGGGTTAGAATTGCCTCATCGCTTTGAGAGAAGTGTCTCTTTGGGCGATCGCTTGAATGTTCAAGTTAGTCGTGCCGATCCTCATCGGGATGAAATTCGTTTCCGAGAAATGCTCGAACATGAATCATCTTTGATTTAG
- a CDS encoding LysR family transcriptional regulator codes for MIQATLHQLKVFEATARHGSFTRAAEELFITQPTVSSQIKQLTKSIGLPLFEQIGKRLYLTEAGQELLRTCQGIFEQLDNFEMKVADLKGTKQGQLKLGVITTAKYFIPRILGAFCQQYPGIDVSLTVTNHQQIQRRMMENEDDLYVVSNPPEELDLCTQPFLDNPLVVIALKNHPLAGKENIPITSLEGEPFIMREYGSGTRQAIQGLLGEHNVSVAVRLELGSNEAIKQAIAGGLGISILSQHTLISEGRDSELTVLDIQHFPIERRWYVASLGGKQLSVIAQAFLGYLLEESPKFSVPPLHRLARV; via the coding sequence TTGATTCAAGCAACCTTACACCAGTTAAAAGTATTTGAGGCAACTGCTCGTCATGGGAGTTTTACCCGTGCTGCTGAAGAGTTGTTCATCACTCAACCGACAGTATCAAGTCAAATCAAACAACTTACTAAATCAATTGGTTTACCCTTATTTGAGCAAATTGGCAAGCGATTGTATTTAACTGAGGCCGGACAAGAATTACTCAGAACTTGTCAAGGAATTTTTGAACAGTTAGACAATTTTGAGATGAAAGTAGCTGATTTGAAGGGAACTAAACAAGGGCAATTAAAATTAGGTGTTATTACCACTGCTAAATATTTTATTCCCCGAATTTTAGGGGCTTTTTGCCAACAATATCCAGGAATTGATGTATCTCTCACCGTCACTAATCATCAGCAAATTCAACGACGGATGATGGAAAATGAGGACGATCTTTATGTTGTTAGTAATCCTCCCGAAGAGTTGGATTTATGCACCCAACCCTTTCTTGATAACCCTTTAGTGGTCATTGCTTTAAAAAATCATCCTTTGGCCGGAAAAGAAAATATTCCCATTACCAGTTTAGAAGGGGAACCCTTTATTATGCGAGAATACGGCTCAGGAACTAGACAAGCCATTCAAGGTCTTTTAGGGGAGCATAACGTATCTGTGGCCGTGCGTTTAGAATTAGGGTCAAATGAAGCTATTAAACAAGCGATCGCAGGCGGATTAGGAATTTCCATTCTCTCTCAACATACTCTAATTTCTGAGGGAAGGGATAGTGAACTAACTGTATTAGATATTCAACATTTCCCTATTGAACGTCGTTGGTATGTGGCATCTTTGGGAGGAAAACAACTATCCGTGATTGCTCAGGCATTTTTGGGTTATTTACTCGAAGAAAGTCCCAAATTTTCGGTTCCTCCTTTACATCGTTTAGCGAGAGTTTAA